The following are encoded together in the Rhizobium tumorigenes genome:
- a CDS encoding heme-dependent oxidative N-demethylase family protein: MTIKFRQETFRDDFTFRNSPENIRRFPFPFDRDAYMYAVNMEPHVRGLANSVFENLIDVDEHYVAEMHDRALVLKEDPLRCQALPHMMTAQWDTLELIMEHQAADYPEHFSLTKDGDKWRWINRPLGIDDSFTFGDASSLPYQPMEYITRQAQGDFCIVDQRDGNLWMDAGMVTTQADWSLDFDIGMNFMEWHGPVPLAHQIGVFERALKFLLNLQQGKPTRRLNWTMTVNPRLDTSPENYHKWGPDRLTVTPENVGRKMHLRVELQSLWRLPRSNAILFVIRCYLISLDELVTVPKWARRLPRVLASLPPEIVDYKGLTRNRPIMIDWLSTYDDGAPTSPGIFPD, from the coding sequence ATGACCATAAAGTTCAGGCAGGAAACATTCCGGGACGATTTCACCTTCCGCAATAGCCCGGAAAACATTCGCCGCTTTCCATTTCCCTTCGACCGGGATGCCTACATGTACGCGGTCAACATGGAACCGCACGTGCGAGGGCTGGCCAACAGCGTCTTTGAAAACCTGATCGACGTCGACGAACATTACGTCGCCGAGATGCATGACCGGGCGCTGGTGCTGAAGGAGGATCCGCTGCGGTGCCAGGCACTGCCACACATGATGACGGCCCAGTGGGATACGCTCGAACTGATCATGGAGCACCAGGCCGCCGATTATCCGGAGCATTTCTCGCTCACGAAAGACGGTGACAAATGGCGCTGGATAAACCGGCCGCTCGGCATCGATGACAGCTTCACCTTCGGCGATGCCTCGAGCCTCCCCTATCAGCCGATGGAATACATCACCCGCCAGGCGCAGGGCGATTTCTGCATCGTCGACCAGCGCGACGGCAATCTCTGGATGGATGCCGGCATGGTCACGACGCAGGCCGACTGGTCGCTCGATTTCGACATCGGCATGAACTTCATGGAATGGCATGGCCCGGTGCCGCTGGCCCACCAGATCGGCGTCTTCGAGCGGGCGCTGAAGTTCCTCCTGAACCTGCAGCAGGGCAAGCCGACGCGACGGCTGAACTGGACGATGACGGTCAACCCGCGCCTCGACACCAGCCCGGAGAATTACCACAAATGGGGCCCTGACCGCTTGACGGTCACGCCGGAAAACGTCGGCCGGAAAATGCATCTTCGCGTCGAGCTGCAGAGCCTCTGGCGCCTGCCGCGCTCCAACGCCATCCTGTTCGTGATCCGCTGCTATCTCATCAGCCTCGATGAACTGGTCACCGTGCCTAAATGGGCACGCCGCCTGCCGCGTGTGCTGGCGAGCCTGCCGCCCGAGATCGTCGACTACAAGGGCCTGACGCGCAATCGCCCGATCATGATCGACTGGCTCAGTACCTACGATGACGGAGCGCCGACCAGCCCGGGCATTTTTCCGGACTGA
- a CDS encoding PDR/VanB family oxidoreductase, with the protein MSINTEMTVQVTAVTQVAAAVKTFRLERPDGAPLPVFSGGSHIVVSMNDGEQLRRNPYSLMSSPDDTSGYEISVLRVANSRGGSAFLHDRLRVGDQLTISQPVNLFPVDHRGRKHILFAGGIGITPFLAMMEQFTRDNAAFELHYAMRSREHGAFWQQLLERYGPRKVKLYFDDEKRLIPVETIVDNQPLGTHLYVCGPSGMIDGVLLTALEAGWPKENLQAERFLAPPAGLPFQVMLAKADRAISVGEHQSILEAVEAAGCEAPYMCRGGACGQCETVVLSGDGELEHNDVYLSDAEKAEGRKIMICVSRFKGQQLVLQL; encoded by the coding sequence GTGAGCATCAACACAGAGATGACCGTCCAAGTGACGGCTGTGACCCAAGTGGCGGCAGCGGTCAAAACCTTCCGGCTGGAGCGGCCCGACGGCGCGCCTTTGCCGGTGTTTTCGGGCGGTTCGCATATTGTCGTCTCGATGAACGACGGCGAGCAGCTGCGGCGCAATCCCTATTCGCTGATGTCGTCACCGGACGATACATCGGGGTATGAAATCAGCGTGCTGCGGGTAGCCAATTCGCGCGGCGGCTCGGCGTTTCTCCACGACAGGCTTCGTGTAGGCGACCAGCTCACGATCAGCCAGCCGGTCAACCTCTTTCCCGTCGATCATCGCGGCCGCAAGCATATCCTGTTTGCCGGCGGCATCGGCATCACGCCGTTTCTGGCGATGATGGAGCAGTTTACGCGCGATAACGCCGCCTTCGAACTGCACTATGCCATGCGCTCTCGCGAACACGGTGCCTTCTGGCAGCAACTGCTTGAACGCTACGGACCGCGCAAGGTCAAACTCTACTTCGACGACGAGAAAAGACTCATTCCGGTGGAGACGATCGTCGATAACCAGCCTCTCGGCACGCATCTCTATGTCTGCGGACCCTCCGGCATGATCGACGGTGTGCTGCTGACGGCGCTGGAGGCCGGCTGGCCGAAGGAAAACCTGCAAGCGGAACGCTTTCTTGCACCTCCTGCCGGCCTGCCGTTCCAGGTGATGCTGGCAAAGGCAGATCGGGCGATCTCGGTCGGTGAGCATCAGAGCATCCTCGAGGCGGTGGAGGCTGCCGGCTGTGAGGCGCCGTACATGTGCCGCGGCGGAGCCTGTGGGCAGTGCGAAACAGTGGTCCTCTCCGGCGATGGCGAACTCGAGCACAACGACGTCTACCTCTCGGACGCAGAAAAGGCCGAGGGGCGGAAAATCATGATCTGCGTGTCGCGCTTCAAGGGCCAGCAACTGGTGCTTCAACTTTAG
- a CDS encoding dimethylamine monooxygenase subunit DmmA family protein, whose product MLVAGIKSRPEYKGLDIDPHAKRHLFVLEGEGALALLERAGTDGGAFLTRAEILYLPGGSAGQSHVADLAALGADITWTAAGLQPLLGRLRVCLDNATMGMRIYIAGTEGFIGQVIQVALDFGVDFNSLRTEHQGSLARRVQCVHCKGVTDNVTTTPFVCSHCGLKLLVRDHYSRRLGAFQGVNVDAEEPGTAPEPEEIFL is encoded by the coding sequence ATGCTGGTTGCAGGGATCAAGAGCAGACCGGAATATAAGGGGCTCGACATCGACCCCCATGCGAAGCGCCACCTCTTTGTGCTCGAGGGCGAAGGCGCGCTGGCTCTTCTCGAGCGCGCCGGGACCGATGGCGGCGCGTTTCTAACAAGGGCCGAAATTCTTTATCTGCCGGGTGGCTCGGCTGGCCAGAGCCACGTCGCCGATCTCGCAGCACTCGGCGCCGACATCACCTGGACGGCCGCCGGCCTGCAGCCGCTGCTGGGGCGTCTTCGCGTCTGCCTCGACAATGCGACCATGGGGATGCGGATCTACATCGCCGGGACGGAAGGCTTTATTGGCCAGGTGATCCAGGTCGCGCTCGATTTTGGCGTCGACTTCAACTCGCTGAGGACGGAGCACCAGGGATCGCTGGCCCGGCGCGTGCAGTGCGTCCATTGCAAGGGCGTGACCGACAACGTCACCACGACGCCCTTCGTCTGCTCGCACTGCGGCTTGAAGCTTCTCGTTCGCGACCATTATTCGCGACGGCTCGGCGCTTTCCAGGGTGTCAACGTCGATGCCGAAGAGCCGGGCACTGCGCCGGAGCCGGAGGAGATTTTCCTGTGA
- a CDS encoding aminomethyltransferase family protein, whose product MALSWRFSALADRHRALGSKLEDWSGMGTAWTYDKDIYEEHIAIRTKAGLMDVSGLKKVHLVGPHAIAVLEYITTRDMSKIYPGRSVYACMLNDRGHFTDDCIVYRTGPNSWMLVHGSGTGHEEITKQAAGRNCAVLFDDDLHDLSLQGPLAVDYLSKYVPGIRELKYFHHMQTTLFGAPVMISRTGYTGERGYELFVRGQDAGMIWDRIVDEGKEMGIIPCCFSVLDMLRVESYLLFFPYDNSQMYPFDNEQPGDSLWELGLDFTVSPGKVGFRGAEEHARLKGKERFKIFGLLVDADGPTDLGDEVWADGRKVGVITCPSYSKLTNRSMAIMRVEVPYASQGVRLEVKGKTVNAPAIAHTITFDDPDKKKRTAKD is encoded by the coding sequence ATGGCTTTGAGTTGGCGATTTTCTGCGCTCGCGGACCGGCATCGGGCGCTCGGATCCAAGCTCGAGGACTGGAGCGGCATGGGAACCGCATGGACCTACGACAAGGATATCTACGAGGAACACATCGCCATCCGCACAAAGGCAGGCCTCATGGATGTGTCGGGACTGAAGAAGGTCCACCTCGTCGGTCCGCACGCGATTGCGGTGCTGGAATACATCACCACCCGCGACATGAGCAAAATCTATCCGGGCCGCTCGGTCTATGCCTGCATGCTCAACGATCGCGGCCATTTCACAGACGACTGTATCGTCTATCGCACTGGCCCGAACTCCTGGATGCTGGTGCACGGCTCGGGAACCGGTCACGAGGAGATCACGAAACAGGCCGCAGGCCGCAATTGCGCTGTGCTGTTCGACGACGATCTCCACGACCTGTCGCTGCAGGGGCCGCTTGCCGTCGACTACCTGTCGAAATATGTGCCGGGCATCCGCGAGCTCAAATACTTTCACCACATGCAGACGACGCTGTTCGGGGCGCCCGTGATGATCTCTCGCACCGGCTATACCGGCGAACGGGGCTATGAGCTTTTCGTTCGCGGACAGGATGCCGGGATGATCTGGGACCGGATCGTCGACGAGGGCAAGGAGATGGGTATCATCCCCTGCTGCTTCAGCGTTCTCGACATGCTGCGTGTCGAAAGCTACCTGCTGTTCTTCCCCTACGACAATTCGCAGATGTATCCGTTCGACAACGAGCAGCCGGGCGACAGCCTGTGGGAGCTGGGGCTCGATTTTACCGTCAGCCCCGGCAAGGTCGGCTTTCGAGGCGCCGAGGAGCATGCGCGTCTCAAGGGCAAGGAGAGGTTCAAGATTTTCGGCCTGCTGGTCGATGCAGATGGCCCGACCGATCTCGGCGACGAGGTCTGGGCCGACGGTCGCAAGGTCGGGGTCATAACCTGCCCCAGCTATTCCAAGCTGACCAACCGATCCATGGCGATCATGCGCGTCGAAGTGCCTTACGCGTCGCAAGGCGTGAGGCTCGAAGTCAAGGGCAAGACTGTCAATGCGCCGGCGATTGCCCACACCATCACCTTCGACGATCCGGATAAAAAGAAGCGGACGGCGAAAGATTGA
- a CDS encoding LysR substrate-binding domain-containing protein has protein sequence MRKLPALSAMKVFEVVGQTRSFTKAAARLNLTQSAVSRQVRNLEDQLGEPLLIRRHHDLELTPAGVALFSTLQHAFHSVELAVRGIVDKSARNRLRINVPPTFAKRWLMPRMGRLRAALPDVGISIGTELRDSLAERSLLDCAIRFGDGEWPMLNAHLLMTERHIAVCAPTLLGGRRDTSPMDFSDLTFLHVLASADRRYMTWQHWLDAAGLADIDTSGGLEFDLLDLVIEAACNGLGVAVVDRFMVDEYLADGRLVQLSDVEIEGHESYWLVERAGVAGGNHLKAFRQWLFDELSLTGAGL, from the coding sequence ATGCGCAAACTGCCGGCATTGTCCGCCATGAAGGTGTTCGAGGTCGTCGGCCAGACGCGCAGTTTCACCAAAGCGGCCGCAAGGCTCAATCTCACCCAGAGTGCCGTCAGCCGCCAGGTGCGAAACCTGGAGGACCAACTCGGCGAACCGCTCCTCATCCGGCGCCACCATGATCTGGAACTGACGCCGGCGGGCGTTGCACTGTTTTCCACCCTGCAACATGCCTTTCACAGCGTCGAACTGGCTGTGCGCGGCATCGTCGACAAGAGCGCCCGCAATCGTCTGCGCATCAACGTGCCACCGACCTTCGCCAAGCGCTGGTTGATGCCGCGGATGGGACGGTTGCGCGCGGCACTTCCGGACGTGGGGATCAGCATCGGCACGGAACTGCGCGACAGCCTTGCCGAGCGCAGCCTGCTCGACTGCGCGATCCGCTTCGGCGACGGGGAGTGGCCGATGCTGAATGCCCATCTTCTGATGACCGAACGCCATATCGCCGTCTGCGCACCGACATTGCTGGGCGGACGGCGCGACACGTCTCCCATGGACTTCTCCGACCTCACCTTTCTGCACGTCCTCGCCTCCGCAGACCGGCGCTACATGACCTGGCAGCACTGGCTGGATGCCGCAGGCCTTGCGGATATCGACACGAGCGGCGGCCTCGAATTCGATCTGCTGGATCTGGTGATCGAAGCCGCCTGCAATGGCCTCGGCGTCGCCGTGGTCGATCGCTTCATGGTCGACGAATACCTTGCAGACGGCAGGCTCGTGCAATTGTCCGATGTCGAGATCGAGGGCCATGAATCCTATTGGCTTGTCGAAAGGGCAGGCGTCGCCGGAGGCAACCATCTCAAGGCCTTCAGGCAGTGGCTGTTCGACGAACTTTCGCTGACTGGCGCCGGGCTCTGA
- a CDS encoding aldehyde dehydrogenase family protein, producing MQHYRNFIGGQFCEPTTASRIEVRNPADGAVFAAVAGADEATVIDAVAQAAAAQKLWRALPAIQRGDALRRLADVIEKHAGRIGEALARESGKSLADATGEAIYGAELMRYHAEWARRVEGEIIESDTPNETLLLKREPIGVVACLIPFNFPIYTLVRKIAPALITGNAVVVRPSNTTPTSAFAFADAILDADLPPGLVNIMAMSHDVCRTLCTQPAVGMITLTGSVAAGQAVLDFCKTNIAKPSLELGGKTPVIVEPDADLDAVAAAIIAAKTAHCGQICTAAERLYIHASVHDALLEKLRVGFAARSFGNRAVDAGSMGPLAIAAAREKLHAMVERAQAEGAKLETGGVMPEGPGFFYPPTLLSGCTQQMEIVRDEVFGPVLAVLRYETFEEALALASDHQFGLSSVLFTENYRKVMQAAGEIEAGELYINRFPADPYQGYHAGWKKSGLGGDDGKHGMLEFTQTRLVILKH from the coding sequence ATGCAGCACTACCGCAATTTCATCGGCGGCCAATTTTGCGAGCCGACGACGGCCTCGCGGATCGAGGTCCGCAATCCTGCCGATGGCGCAGTTTTTGCAGCGGTAGCCGGAGCCGACGAAGCGACTGTCATCGATGCCGTCGCACAGGCCGCGGCGGCACAAAAGCTGTGGCGGGCCCTGCCGGCGATCCAGCGCGGCGACGCCCTGCGACGTCTGGCCGATGTGATCGAAAAACACGCAGGCCGGATCGGCGAAGCCCTGGCACGCGAATCCGGCAAAAGTCTTGCCGACGCAACCGGCGAGGCGATCTACGGAGCCGAGCTAATGCGCTACCACGCCGAGTGGGCGCGCCGCGTCGAAGGCGAGATCATCGAGAGCGATACGCCCAACGAGACCCTGCTGCTGAAGCGTGAGCCGATCGGTGTCGTCGCCTGCCTCATCCCGTTCAATTTTCCGATCTACACGCTGGTGCGCAAGATAGCGCCCGCGCTGATCACCGGAAACGCCGTGGTTGTTCGCCCCAGCAACACCACGCCGACCTCCGCCTTTGCGTTTGCCGACGCGATACTTGACGCCGACCTGCCGCCCGGCCTGGTCAACATCATGGCCATGAGCCATGACGTCTGCCGGACGCTCTGCACCCAGCCTGCCGTCGGCATGATCACACTGACCGGCAGCGTCGCTGCTGGCCAGGCGGTGCTCGATTTCTGCAAGACCAATATCGCCAAACCGTCTCTGGAGCTCGGTGGCAAGACACCTGTCATCGTCGAACCTGATGCCGATCTCGACGCTGTGGCAGCGGCAATCATCGCCGCCAAGACCGCCCATTGCGGCCAGATCTGCACTGCGGCCGAGCGGCTCTATATCCATGCGTCGGTGCACGACGCACTTCTTGAAAAGCTGCGCGTGGGCTTTGCGGCCCGCAGCTTCGGCAATCGCGCCGTCGATGCCGGCTCAATGGGGCCGCTGGCGATAGCCGCCGCCCGGGAAAAACTACATGCAATGGTCGAACGGGCGCAGGCGGAGGGCGCAAAGCTGGAGACGGGTGGCGTGATGCCGGAAGGCCCCGGTTTCTTTTATCCCCCGACGCTACTGTCCGGATGCACCCAGCAAATGGAAATCGTCCGCGACGAGGTTTTCGGCCCTGTCTTGGCAGTGCTCCGATATGAGACCTTCGAAGAGGCGCTGGCGTTGGCCAGCGATCACCAGTTCGGACTTTCATCAGTACTGTTCACCGAGAATTACCGCAAGGTGATGCAAGCTGCAGGCGAGATCGAAGCCGGCGAACTTTATATCAATCGTTTCCCGGCCGATCCCTATCAGGGCTACCATGCCGGCTGGAAGAAGTCCGGCCTCGGCGGCGACGACGGCAAGCACGGCATGCTCGAATTCACCCAGACCCGACTCGTCATCCTGAAGCACTGA
- a CDS encoding mandelate racemase/muconate lactonizing enzyme family protein yields the protein MKIASLKTHIVAVPPPHVGGMYWIFVRLETACGIEGVGEIYATSFHPSALVPLIDDVFQRYLLDHDPHRIERFWRAAYSSGFTQRPDPTMMGIVSGLEIACWDIIGKAAGRPVSDLLGGTVNEKLRAYTYLYPKNAAGEFDFNDPDLAAECALEMVDQGFTAVKFDPAGPYTNYSGHQLSMGVMARCETFCARIREAVGDSADILFGTHGQMVPSSAIRLARRLEKYDPLWFEEPVPPGQEAAMAEVARATSIPISTGERLTTKYEFQRVLQLGAASILQMNVARVGGLLEAKKIAGMAEAYYAQVAPHLYNGPVGAAASIQLSAATPNFLIHEAIMDFGGFHTEVLKTKLIFDEGYLIPSREPGLGIELDLDVVERHSPYTGDRLHLQMAAEPADIKAFAPARG from the coding sequence ATGAAGATCGCTTCGCTCAAGACCCATATCGTTGCCGTACCGCCGCCCCATGTCGGCGGCATGTACTGGATTTTCGTCCGACTCGAGACGGCGTGCGGCATCGAGGGCGTCGGCGAGATCTACGCGACGTCCTTCCACCCCTCGGCCTTGGTCCCGCTGATCGACGACGTCTTCCAGCGCTATCTGCTGGATCACGATCCCCACCGGATCGAGCGCTTTTGGCGGGCGGCCTATTCCAGCGGCTTCACCCAGCGGCCGGACCCGACGATGATGGGCATCGTCTCGGGTCTGGAAATCGCCTGCTGGGATATCATCGGCAAGGCGGCGGGTCGCCCGGTGTCCGATCTCCTGGGCGGCACGGTCAACGAGAAGCTGCGGGCCTATACCTATCTCTATCCGAAGAACGCCGCCGGCGAGTTCGATTTCAACGACCCCGACCTTGCTGCCGAATGCGCCCTGGAGATGGTCGACCAAGGCTTCACGGCTGTCAAATTCGATCCGGCCGGTCCCTACACCAATTATTCGGGCCATCAGTTGTCCATGGGCGTCATGGCTCGTTGCGAGACTTTTTGCGCAAGGATCCGCGAAGCCGTCGGCGACAGCGCCGACATCCTGTTTGGAACCCATGGCCAGATGGTGCCATCCTCGGCCATCCGCCTTGCCCGGCGGCTGGAGAAATACGATCCGCTATGGTTCGAGGAGCCGGTGCCGCCCGGCCAGGAGGCCGCGATGGCGGAAGTTGCCCGCGCCACGTCGATCCCGATTTCGACCGGCGAGCGCTTGACCACGAAGTATGAGTTTCAGCGCGTCCTGCAACTGGGTGCGGCCTCTATCCTGCAGATGAACGTGGCACGCGTCGGTGGATTGCTGGAAGCCAAGAAGATCGCCGGCATGGCAGAGGCCTATTACGCACAGGTCGCTCCGCATCTTTACAACGGTCCCGTCGGCGCCGCCGCCAGTATCCAGCTATCCGCGGCCACCCCGAATTTTCTCATTCACGAGGCGATCATGGATTTTGGCGGCTTCCATACCGAGGTTCTGAAGACCAAGCTGATTTTCGATGAAGGCTATCTCATTCCGTCGCGCGAGCCGGGGCTCGGCATCGAGCTGGATCTCGATGTCGTCGAACGCCATTCGCCTTACACCGGCGACCGCCTGCATTTGCAGATGGCTGCGGAACCCGCCGATATCAAAGCGTTTGCCCCCGCCCGCGGTTGA
- a CDS encoding GMC family oxidoreductase, with the protein MIYDFVIVGAGSAGCILASRLSENGKYSVLLIEAGGKDDSFWFKIPVGYAKSFYNPDVNWMYSTEPEPELNGRRIYVPRGKVQGGSGSINAMIFVRGAAADFDDWQAAGNPGWGASDVLPYFRKLETHAQGASRWHGGEGPIHVTPMRGMTHGISDAFLKACGEVNLPANPDFNGASIEGAGVYDINTRNGQRSHSSAEYLRPALRRPNLTIERHAFAQRLLFDVDGKVDGVEVLQKGVPRRFMANREVILAAGAIDSPKLLQMSGVGDAASLTQLGIPMRHHLPGVGANLQDHLCASFYYRANRPTLNGIFGSKFGQAALGLRYVLTRKGPFAMSVNQAGGFFRGSPHEEKPNIQLYFNPLSYRIPANSRSGLMPEPYPGFLIAFNACRPTSRGKVQIASDDPSRAPLIKPNYLSTERDVAEVLQGSRLVRRIASAPSFSEITDTEVSPSAAVESDADLLAYFRANSGSIYHPCGTCAMGPDSGGSVVDARLRVHGLRGLRVVDASIFPTITAGNINAPTMMVAEKGGAMILEDIRG; encoded by the coding sequence ATGATCTACGACTTCGTCATCGTCGGCGCGGGTTCGGCCGGCTGCATCCTCGCCAGTCGCCTCAGCGAAAACGGAAAATATAGCGTGCTGCTCATCGAGGCAGGCGGTAAGGATGATTCCTTCTGGTTCAAGATCCCCGTCGGCTACGCCAAGAGCTTCTACAATCCCGATGTCAACTGGATGTATTCGACGGAACCGGAGCCCGAACTGAATGGACGCCGGATCTATGTCCCGCGCGGCAAGGTGCAAGGCGGCTCCGGCTCGATCAACGCCATGATCTTCGTGCGTGGCGCTGCAGCCGATTTCGACGACTGGCAGGCGGCAGGCAATCCCGGCTGGGGCGCCAGCGACGTGCTCCCCTATTTCCGCAAGCTGGAAACCCACGCACAGGGGGCGTCCCGATGGCATGGAGGCGAAGGACCGATCCACGTCACGCCGATGCGCGGAATGACCCACGGGATCAGCGATGCCTTTCTCAAGGCCTGCGGCGAAGTGAATTTGCCCGCTAACCCGGATTTCAACGGCGCTTCGATCGAAGGCGCCGGTGTCTACGACATCAACACCCGCAACGGCCAGCGCTCCCACTCCAGCGCTGAATATCTGCGTCCCGCCCTGAGGCGACCGAACCTGACGATCGAGCGCCATGCCTTTGCCCAGCGGCTGCTCTTCGATGTCGATGGAAAGGTCGACGGCGTCGAAGTGCTACAGAAGGGTGTGCCTCGACGTTTCATGGCCAACCGGGAGGTGATCCTTGCGGCCGGCGCCATCGATAGCCCGAAGCTTTTGCAGATGTCGGGCGTTGGCGACGCCGCTTCCTTGACGCAACTCGGAATTCCGATGCGGCATCATCTGCCGGGGGTCGGAGCAAACCTGCAGGACCATCTCTGCGCCAGCTTCTACTATCGCGCCAACCGCCCGACGCTGAACGGTATCTTCGGCAGCAAATTCGGCCAGGCGGCACTCGGTCTGCGCTATGTTCTGACGCGCAAAGGCCCCTTCGCCATGAGCGTCAATCAGGCGGGCGGCTTCTTTCGTGGCAGTCCGCACGAGGAGAAGCCAAACATCCAGCTCTATTTCAATCCGCTTTCTTATCGGATTCCGGCCAATTCCAGGTCTGGGCTCATGCCGGAGCCCTACCCAGGCTTCTTGATCGCCTTCAATGCCTGCCGCCCCACCAGCCGGGGAAAGGTGCAGATCGCTTCCGACGATCCGTCCAGAGCGCCTCTGATCAAGCCGAACTACCTGTCGACGGAGCGCGACGTCGCCGAAGTCCTGCAGGGCAGCCGCCTTGTGCGTCGCATAGCCTCGGCGCCGTCATTTTCAGAGATCACCGACACGGAAGTCTCGCCTTCTGCTGCGGTCGAAAGCGATGCGGATCTGCTCGCCTATTTCCGCGCCAACAGCGGCTCGATCTATCATCCATGTGGCACTTGCGCGATGGGGCCGGATAGCGGCGGATCGGTGGTCGATGCGCGCCTGCGGGTGCACGGTCTCCGGGGCCTGCGGGTTGTCGATGCCTCGATTTTTCCGACGATCACCGCCGGCAACATCAATGCGCCGACGATGATGGTGGCGGAAAAAGGCGGCGCCATGATTCTTGAGGATATCCGAGGCTAG
- a CDS encoding adenylate/guanylate cyclase domain-containing protein, with the protein METRTQPYIDNIFVEMCDRLVAEGVPVARATLHFSTRNPQWLGARILWQTGMTEAEIRTFDYGVELTTQYLGSPMYAINEGADQARQLLEGKDDKGVWHPIYDDLKLEGYTEYVAWPIDHTHGKRHVASFATKEPGGFSEADIAVLKGLIPVLALVSEIRLKNRLARTLLETYVGPHASEQILAGATTRGSGVTVGAAIMICDLRDFTKLSDIWPRDDVIELLNGYFDAMSEPIEKFGGEILKFMGDGLLAIFPLSNPDACRNLMRAIAEAQSAMTALNVHNMARGYEALGYGIGVHVGDVMYGNIGSKRRLDFTVIGPAVNVASRLESLTKEIKRPVLLSRAFVEMAGCSGVLENLGSYPLRGLGDPIDVFAFSTACF; encoded by the coding sequence ATGGAGACGCGGACGCAACCTTATATCGACAATATCTTCGTCGAGATGTGCGATCGGCTGGTGGCGGAGGGTGTTCCGGTGGCGCGCGCAACGCTGCATTTCAGCACCCGCAATCCGCAATGGCTGGGCGCCCGCATCCTCTGGCAGACCGGCATGACGGAAGCGGAAATCCGGACTTTCGACTACGGCGTCGAATTGACCACTCAATATCTGGGCAGTCCGATGTATGCCATCAATGAAGGTGCCGACCAGGCGCGCCAACTGCTGGAAGGCAAGGACGACAAGGGCGTCTGGCATCCGATCTACGACGATCTGAAGCTGGAGGGATATACGGAGTACGTGGCCTGGCCCATCGACCACACCCACGGGAAACGTCACGTCGCGAGTTTTGCGACCAAGGAGCCCGGCGGCTTCAGCGAGGCCGACATCGCTGTCCTGAAGGGTCTTATACCGGTGCTGGCGCTGGTGAGCGAAATCCGGCTGAAAAATCGCCTGGCGCGGACGCTGCTCGAGACCTATGTCGGCCCGCATGCCAGCGAACAAATCTTGGCGGGTGCCACAACGCGGGGCAGCGGCGTCACCGTCGGTGCGGCGATCATGATCTGCGATCTCAGGGATTTCACGAAACTCTCCGATATCTGGCCCCGCGACGATGTCATAGAACTGCTCAACGGCTATTTCGACGCCATGTCAGAGCCTATCGAGAAGTTTGGTGGCGAAATCCTCAAATTCATGGGTGACGGGCTGCTGGCAATCTTTCCGCTGAGCAACCCCGATGCCTGCCGCAACCTCATGCGGGCTATTGCGGAAGCGCAATCCGCCATGACGGCGCTCAACGTCCACAATATGGCACGCGGCTATGAAGCCCTCGGCTACGGCATTGGCGTCCATGTCGGCGATGTCATGTATGGCAATATCGGCTCCAAACGGCGTCTCGATTTCACCGTCATCGGGCCGGCCGTCAACGTTGCCTCGCGGTTGGAAAGCCTGACCAAGGAAATCAAACGCCCGGTCCTGTTGTCGCGCGCCTTCGTGGAGATGGCCGGCTGCTCTGGCGTGCTGGAGAACCTCGGCTCCTATCCGCTGCGCGGTCTGGGCGATCCCATCGACGTGTTCGCCTTCTCGACGGCCTGCTTCTAG